The following are encoded in a window of Paramormyrops kingsleyae isolate MSU_618 chromosome 12, PKINGS_0.4, whole genome shotgun sequence genomic DNA:
- the LOC140577734 gene encoding serine/threonine-protein kinase PLK3-like, which produces MACPQRRHEVPEIIFDTRNVRFYRRLELLGEGGFAQCFKMMDIFTGEIFAVKVIPIKHSDGIKESLREVVLLKLLQHQHVVNFSHHVEDEKFLYIFMELCSRGSMLDLLQEREILSTPEVRFYMRQLIGALRHIHGKGIVHRDLKLENLLLTEALELKVADFGLATKLEPLESRQKRFCGTREYAAPEVWKMEGHRPESDVWALGCIMYTMLVGAYPFDGDAEKIKQRVTKVEYTLPKSLSSSAKKLISWILQKNPQDRPTLEQILNHKFFTKGFTPEEIPSNSYH; this is translated from the exons ATGGCTTGTCCTCAGCGGAGACACGAAGTTCCTGAGATCATCtttgataccagaaatgtgcgATTTTACCGCAGACTCGAACTGTTGGGAGAA GGAGGTTTTGCCCAATGTTTCAAGATGATGGACATTTTCACTGGAGAGATATTTGCAGTGAAGGTGATTCCGATAAAGCACTCTGATGGAATAAAAGAG AGTCTCCGAGAAGtggtgctgctgaagctgctgcaaCACCAGCATGTTGTTAACTTCTCCCATCATGTAGAAGATGAGAAATTCTTGTATATCTTCATGGAGCTGTGCAGTAGGGGG TCGATGCTAGACCTCCTTCAGGAACGAGAAATCCTGAGCACGCCTGAAGTGAGGTTTTACATGAGGCAGCTCATTGGGGCCTTACGACACATCCATGGCAAAGGCATTGTCCACAGGGACCTCAAATTAG AGAACTTATTATTAACGGAGGCCTTGGAATTAAAAGTGGCCGACTTTGGACTGGCCACCAAGCTGGAGCCACTGGAAAGCAGGCAGAA acGCTTTTGTGGGACGAGAGAGTATGCAGCTCCTGAAgtgtggaagatggagggacaCAGGCCAGAGTCAGATGTCTGGGCGCTGGGgtgtatcat GTATACGATGCTTGTTGGTGCATACCCCTTTGATGGCGACGCTGAAAAAATCAAGCAGCGTGTCACTAAAGTAGAGTACACTCTACCAAAGTCCCTCTCCTCATCAGCCAagaaattgatttcttggatcCTACAAAAGAATCCACAGGATCGGCCCACATTGGAGCAGATCCTGAATCATAAGTTCTTCACTAAG GGCTTCACTCCGGAGGAAATTCCATCAAACAGCTACCAC